A region from the Chroogloeocystis siderophila 5.2 s.c.1 genome encodes:
- a CDS encoding sulfotransferase family protein yields the protein MIMPNFLIIGAAKAGTTALYNYINQHPQVFMSPEKEPHFFAFEGEKVNFNGTAGEKEWLNRTAITDINDYQQQFSKASKEIAIGEASALYLYIPKAAARIRHHIPEAKLITILRNPVDRAYSAFIFQKRDGLEPNLDFAQALKAEESRKKNNWVPIYYYQDMGFYYHQVKRYFDLFPPEQLRVYLYDDFTSNPLHILQDAFNFLGVDDTFTPDTKARHNVSGIPKNKALHEFLRAENHPLKTFFKPLIPKVLRRNVMLKLHNNNLEKAPPLAQEIRKQLIQVYKEDILKLQDLLKKDFSKWLRE from the coding sequence ATGATCATGCCTAACTTTTTAATTATTGGTGCAGCTAAAGCAGGTACAACCGCACTCTACAATTATATCAATCAGCATCCGCAGGTTTTTATGAGTCCTGAGAAGGAACCACATTTTTTTGCTTTTGAAGGTGAAAAGGTCAACTTTAATGGAACGGCAGGCGAAAAAGAATGGTTGAATCGTACTGCTATCACTGATATTAATGATTATCAACAGCAATTTAGTAAAGCTTCCAAAGAAATAGCGATTGGAGAAGCATCCGCGTTATATCTATATATTCCTAAAGCTGCTGCGCGAATTCGACATCACATACCAGAAGCAAAGCTAATTACTATTCTACGCAATCCAGTTGACCGAGCATACTCTGCATTTATCTTTCAAAAACGAGATGGACTTGAACCTAACTTAGATTTTGCTCAAGCCCTCAAGGCGGAAGAATCACGAAAGAAAAATAACTGGGTTCCTATTTACTATTATCAAGACATGGGCTTTTACTATCATCAAGTCAAACGTTATTTTGACTTGTTTCCTCCAGAACAACTTAGAGTTTATCTTTATGATGATTTTACGTCAAATCCCTTACATATCTTGCAAGATGCTTTTAATTTTTTGGGTGTTGATGATACATTTACTCCTGATACCAAAGCTAGACATAATGTTTCAGGAATTCCTAAAAATAAAGCCTTACATGAGTTCCTAAGAGCAGAAAATCATCCCCTCAAAACTTTTTTTAAGCCTCTTATTCCTAAAGTTTTACGTCGTAATGTTATGCTCAAGCTACACAATAATAATTTAGAAAAAGCCCCCCCACTTGCACAAGAAATTCGCAAGCAACTCATTCAAGTATACAAAGAAGACATTTTAAAGTTACAAGATCTACTAAAAAAAGACTTTTCAAAATGGTTACGGGAATGA
- a CDS encoding sulfotransferase family protein, which yields MTMPNFLVIGAAKAGTTALYYYLKQHPQIYMSPEKEPKFFALEGDKLDFRGPGDRENIVKSAITDIEAYRQLFKGVTNEIAIGEASPLYLYSPKAAERIKKYIPNAKLIAILRNPIERAYSGYIMHVREGRETAKDFAEALQEEENRIRNNWGWGHYVNVGFYHTQLKRYLALFNKEQIKVYLYEDLKADPISLVQDVFRFLGVDDTFLPDTSLKYNVAGVPKNEAIKAMIKNLNTVKPAMNFLLPDKVRHYVRSKIFEKPPALSYDIRQKLIEVYREDILNLQNFLHRDLSPWLK from the coding sequence ATGACAATGCCAAATTTTCTCGTTATCGGCGCAGCTAAAGCAGGTACAACTGCACTATATTATTATCTTAAGCAGCACCCTCAGATTTACATGAGTCCTGAAAAAGAACCTAAGTTCTTTGCACTTGAAGGAGATAAATTAGACTTCCGAGGACCAGGCGATCGCGAGAACATTGTTAAAAGTGCAATTACTGATATTGAAGCATATCGTCAACTGTTTAAAGGCGTAACCAACGAAATTGCTATAGGTGAAGCTTCGCCGTTATATCTTTATAGTCCTAAAGCTGCCGAGCGTATTAAAAAATATATACCTAATGCCAAACTGATAGCTATTTTGAGAAACCCTATAGAGCGCGCTTACTCAGGGTATATTATGCATGTACGGGAAGGAAGAGAAACAGCAAAAGATTTTGCTGAAGCATTACAAGAAGAAGAAAACCGAATACGTAATAACTGGGGATGGGGGCATTACGTCAATGTAGGATTTTATCATACCCAACTTAAGCGGTATTTAGCTCTTTTTAATAAAGAACAGATTAAAGTATATCTTTACGAAGATTTAAAAGCAGATCCTATTAGCTTAGTACAAGATGTTTTTAGGTTCCTTGGTGTCGATGATACATTTCTACCTGATACATCTTTAAAATACAATGTAGCTGGCGTACCTAAAAATGAAGCAATAAAAGCCATGATTAAAAATCTCAATACTGTCAAGCCAGCAATGAATTTTTTGCTTCCAGATAAAGTGCGCCATTACGTGAGAAGCAAAATTTTTGAAAAGCCACCAGCACTTTCGTATGACATTCGGCAAAAACTTATTGAAGTTTACCGCGAGGATATTTTAAATTTACAAAATTTCCTACACCGTGATTTATCCCCATGGTTAAAGTAA
- a CDS encoding glycosyltransferase: MFSEKPAVLIYRDWLLPPSETFVLAQAEALERFIPYYIGSRLIKQGLRTPRERTLLLNEGSPLGWAREACFKIAGFAPSLVTHAKKLNPRLIHAHFGIGGSLALPLKRSLQIPMIVTYHGYEEMIADEIAQKSYFSYRQYMQRREIIKQEVCLFLTVSQQSKEYLLRQGFPSDKIIVHYTGIDTEVFQPEPSIKREPIVLFVARLVEKKGCEYLIRAMSKVQTAQPDMELVIIGDGELRSSLEDMAKASLKKYHFLGVQPPEVVKDWMNRAKIFCVPSITATSGEAEGFGMVFAEAQAMGLPVVSFASGAVPEAVAHGEVGFLAAERHWEELANYILLLAQDQHLWHRFSTYGPQRVRNLFNVQKQAGLLEDIYQQVLIDNNQKQKVRIASLPT; this comes from the coding sequence ATGTTTAGCGAAAAGCCAGCTGTGCTAATTTACCGAGATTGGTTGTTACCGCCTTCGGAAACGTTTGTTTTAGCACAGGCGGAAGCTTTAGAACGCTTTATTCCGTACTACATAGGTTCCCGCTTAATCAAACAAGGCTTACGCACTCCTCGCGAAAGAACATTACTCTTGAATGAAGGTAGTCCACTTGGTTGGGCCCGTGAAGCTTGCTTCAAAATTGCTGGCTTTGCTCCTAGTTTGGTGACTCATGCTAAAAAATTAAATCCACGACTCATTCATGCCCATTTTGGCATAGGTGGTAGCTTAGCCTTGCCCCTGAAACGTTCTTTACAAATTCCCATGATAGTGACCTATCATGGCTATGAGGAAATGATTGCTGATGAAATTGCTCAAAAATCATATTTCAGCTATCGACAATACATGCAGCGCAGAGAAATTATTAAGCAGGAGGTCTGTTTATTTCTGACTGTATCGCAGCAATCAAAAGAATATCTTTTGCGCCAAGGATTTCCATCAGATAAAATTATTGTCCATTACACTGGTATAGATACAGAAGTATTTCAACCAGAGCCTTCAATCAAACGCGAACCAATTGTTCTATTTGTAGCCCGTCTAGTAGAAAAAAAAGGTTGTGAATACTTAATTCGGGCTATGAGCAAAGTGCAGACAGCGCAGCCTGATATGGAATTAGTCATCATTGGTGATGGAGAACTGCGTTCTTCGCTAGAAGATATGGCTAAAGCAAGTCTAAAAAAATATCATTTTCTGGGCGTGCAACCACCAGAAGTTGTGAAGGATTGGATGAATCGAGCGAAAATCTTTTGCGTTCCGAGTATCACTGCTACATCAGGTGAAGCGGAAGGGTTTGGAATGGTTTTTGCAGAAGCGCAAGCAATGGGACTTCCTGTTGTTAGCTTCGCAAGCGGTGCGGTTCCTGAAGCTGTTGCCCACGGCGAAGTTGGATTTTTGGCAGCCGAGCGTCATTGGGAAGAACTTGCGAACTACATTCTATTACTCGCACAAGATCAACATTTATGGCATCGTTTCAGTACCTATGGCCCGCAACGCGTGCGTAATCTATTTAATGTACAAAAGCAAGCAGGTCTACTCGAAGATATTTATCAGCAAGTTCTAATAGACAATAATCAAAAGCAAAAGGTAAGAATAGCTTCGCTACCAACATAG
- a CDS encoding glycosyltransferase family 2 protein, with protein MKKVSVIIPVYAVEQYIADALQSVLSQSYQNFEIILVDDGTPDNSIKICKQFTDPRIKIIQQKNRGASAARNNGIRHAQGEYIAFLDADDTWVSEKLEKHINHLEKSPNVGVSFSYCSFIDEAGKPLGLYNATEYKVITPEAILCRNPIANPSCLVTRREVLEEIKFQQEVNGLVEDCYFDESLRQSEDAECWLRICVKTNWKIEVIPELLATYRLHSIGNSANLVKTLESWEQLTEKARLYAPESVAKWEKPAMAYTLRYLARKAVTMSDGAMAIKLSHKAISTHWQILLEEPRRTLVTLTAAYLLYFLPQPFYTQIKNLGLKFISANQRRRILKDQSRQKSQAVISSSS; from the coding sequence ATGAAGAAAGTTTCTGTTATTATCCCAGTTTATGCAGTTGAACAATATATTGCAGACGCATTGCAATCTGTTTTGTCGCAGTCTTATCAAAACTTTGAAATAATTCTCGTTGATGATGGGACGCCTGATAACAGTATCAAAATTTGCAAACAATTCACAGACCCCCGAATCAAAATTATTCAGCAAAAAAATCGAGGTGCTTCGGCAGCAAGAAACAACGGAATTCGCCACGCACAAGGGGAATATATTGCTTTTTTAGATGCAGATGATACTTGGGTTTCTGAAAAACTAGAAAAGCATATCAATCATTTAGAAAAATCTCCTAATGTAGGAGTTAGTTTTAGTTATTGCAGTTTTATCGATGAAGCTGGTAAACCATTAGGTTTATACAACGCCACAGAATATAAAGTTATTACTCCAGAAGCAATCCTCTGTCGTAATCCGATCGCTAATCCTTCATGCTTAGTCACTCGGCGAGAGGTTCTCGAAGAAATCAAATTTCAACAAGAAGTGAATGGTCTTGTCGAAGACTGCTACTTTGATGAAAGCTTGCGACAATCAGAAGATGCTGAATGCTGGTTGCGTATTTGTGTCAAGACAAACTGGAAAATAGAGGTTATTCCTGAACTTTTAGCAACATATAGACTGCATTCAATAGGTAATTCTGCTAACCTGGTGAAAACATTAGAGTCTTGGGAGCAGTTGACCGAAAAGGCTCGTCTTTATGCTCCAGAAAGTGTAGCGAAGTGGGAAAAGCCAGCAATGGCTTATACTTTGCGTTATCTAGCACGGAAAGCAGTGACCATGAGTGATGGCGCAATGGCGATCAAGCTGAGCCACAAAGCTATATCTACACACTGGCAAATTCTCTTAGAGGAACCACGCCGTACACTCGTCACACTCACAGCAGCTTATTTACTTTATTTTTTACCTCAGCCTTTTTACACCCAGATAAAAAACCTAGGCTTGAAGTTCATCAGTGCAAATCAGCGACGTCGTATTCTCAAGGATCAGTCAAGACAAAAATCGCAAGCCGTTATTAGTTCTAGCTCTTGA
- a CDS encoding WecB/TagA/CpsF family glycosyltransferase: MKLDQVTLDEAINLIVDSAILGNIPKYVVTPNAQHILLLQNDMHFSEIYAKAFLVVADGVPLVWASRLLKKPLPGRINGTDLFERLCQVAAEKGLKVFLLGGRPQAAENAAKLLQQRHPNLNVVGTYCPPYGFETDPAELASINSKIKTAAPHLLFVGLGAPKQEYWMYQVHQELEVPISIGIGGSFELVSGAVPRAPIWMQKSGLEWFFRLIAEPRRLWKRYILGNPHFIWLVFGQWMRQSLAKKTS; encoded by the coding sequence GTGAAACTTGATCAGGTTACGCTTGACGAAGCGATTAATTTGATTGTAGATAGTGCAATTCTTGGCAACATACCAAAGTATGTTGTAACACCCAATGCGCAGCATATTCTCTTGCTACAAAACGATATGCATTTTAGTGAAATCTACGCAAAAGCGTTTTTAGTGGTAGCAGATGGTGTACCGCTTGTTTGGGCATCTCGGCTGTTAAAAAAGCCATTACCTGGTCGTATTAATGGTACCGACTTATTTGAACGACTTTGCCAAGTCGCCGCAGAAAAAGGATTAAAAGTCTTTCTGCTAGGCGGTCGCCCTCAAGCCGCAGAAAACGCTGCGAAACTGCTGCAACAAAGACACCCAAACCTTAATGTCGTGGGTACTTATTGTCCTCCATACGGTTTTGAGACAGATCCAGCAGAACTAGCATCAATCAATTCAAAAATTAAAACAGCAGCACCTCATTTATTATTTGTCGGGTTGGGAGCACCCAAACAAGAGTATTGGATGTATCAAGTGCATCAAGAACTAGAGGTTCCTATCTCAATAGGTATAGGTGGAAGTTTTGAGTTGGTTTCTGGTGCAGTACCTAGAGCACCAATATGGATGCAAAAATCAGGTTTAGAGTGGTTTTTTCGCTTAATAGCTGAACCACGTCGTCTTTGGAAACGCTATATTCTTGGCAATCCCCATTTTATCTGGTTAGTATTTGGGCAATGGATGAGGCAATCGCTGGCTAAGAAAACTTCATAA
- a CDS encoding endo-1,4-beta-xylanase, producing MKGRRTVLLGLGAATGLGAVAIANHFQNQQQSAQPPLEDRQKVRDFTVVGKATLQERAANKGIIYGAAAQYKPLTTNKRFAQHFAQECAVLVPANELKWKTLRPTPEKFNFSRSDWMAEFAQKHNMLFRGHTLVWYQALPKWFEDKVNRKNAEKFLTEHINTVVQRYAGKIYSWDVVNEAILPNSSKQGLRQTPWLRLLGADYIEMAFRTAAAADPQALLIYNDNNLEYDNAKTETKRDRVLKLLERLKSKGVPIHGLGIQSHLGASSRGFNAKRLRNFLKDVASLDLQILITEMDVSETKLLVADDRDTIIAGVYHDYLSLALDEPAVNTVITWGLSDRYTWLSHFAPRQDGVPVRPLPLDAELERKLAWNAIASAFDQASPRNIKYNF from the coding sequence ATGAAGGGAAGGCGTACTGTATTGTTAGGTTTAGGAGCAGCAACTGGTTTAGGTGCGGTTGCGATCGCTAATCACTTCCAGAATCAACAACAATCTGCCCAACCACCGCTCGAAGACCGCCAAAAAGTAAGAGATTTTACGGTAGTTGGCAAAGCTACTTTACAAGAACGCGCAGCCAATAAAGGAATTATTTATGGAGCAGCGGCTCAATACAAACCACTCACTACAAACAAGAGGTTTGCTCAACACTTTGCGCAAGAGTGTGCTGTTTTAGTCCCCGCTAATGAACTAAAGTGGAAAACACTGCGTCCAACACCAGAAAAATTTAATTTTAGTCGTAGCGATTGGATGGCTGAATTTGCCCAAAAACATAATATGCTGTTTCGGGGACACACGTTAGTTTGGTATCAAGCTTTACCCAAATGGTTTGAGGACAAAGTTAATCGCAAAAATGCTGAAAAATTTTTAACGGAACATATCAACACCGTCGTGCAGCGTTACGCTGGTAAGATATACTCCTGGGATGTTGTTAACGAAGCAATACTTCCGAATAGCTCAAAACAGGGACTACGGCAAACTCCTTGGCTGCGGTTACTAGGAGCAGATTACATTGAAATGGCATTTCGGACAGCCGCCGCTGCTGATCCGCAAGCATTACTTATATATAACGACAACAATTTAGAATACGACAACGCGAAGACCGAAACGAAAAGAGACCGCGTTCTTAAACTTCTAGAGCGGCTGAAATCAAAAGGAGTTCCGATTCATGGGTTGGGGATTCAGTCGCATCTCGGTGCAAGTTCTCGTGGCTTCAATGCCAAACGACTCAGAAATTTTCTCAAAGACGTCGCCAGTCTCGATCTGCAAATTTTGATCACAGAAATGGACGTGTCGGAGACAAAACTTCTGGTAGCAGACGACCGCGATACAATTATTGCCGGAGTTTATCATGATTATTTGTCGCTTGCTTTAGACGAGCCTGCGGTAAATACTGTGATCACCTGGGGACTCAGTGATCGCTATACTTGGCTTTCTCATTTTGCGCCTCGTCAAGATGGTGTTCCAGTGCGCCCGCTACCACTTGATGCTGAACTTGAGCGTAAGCTTGCCTGGAACGCGATCGCATCGGCTTTTGATCAAGCTTCACCGCGTAACATTAAATATAATTTTTAA
- a CDS encoding right-handed parallel beta-helix repeat-containing protein: protein MKNTINLQNLKNILFTKGLLTILMLTPGVAAATNSHHSVPNIKTTHYAIPNDAYYVSPDGKNTNTGRTPDSPWSVAKALADAPSGATIVFRGGVYRNVEANLTKRLTLQAYPNEKPWIKGSIIVDDWVKEGNIWRKDNWEHSFPFEGQRQAIDPKYPLAGHRDMVFINNVALKQVDSKSKVVPGTFYVDAANKKLYIGSNPIGNTVEATAKKTGFNIIQNGGDSVIRGLGITHYADNAIYIRRPNVTLENNTLTWNGITGALVTQSDAVLRGNNISYNGHKGISGVYAHRMLLENNIISHNNIENFAQHWAAAGVKTIWTDGLVWRGNLVEHNNSIGLWIDESTTDSTVVNNVVRYNKNNGISMEISHKAIIASNVIYENAPAGILILNSSGARLYNNTLARNQANFLIKETPRNNTKLHEIAKGITWITRNTVVKNNILWSNAKGTPFFAPSCELREPSKNMIPVADYNAYYRQSATQTRNLFIWGIGGSECFNTFRTLSAFASTTGLESNGVEITNTNDPFFVNAQADDFRLKAGSPAIGRGEPLPADVANAIGVASGRAVDLGAVQSQVFFAH, encoded by the coding sequence ATGAAAAATACAATCAATTTGCAAAATCTCAAGAATATTCTATTTACTAAAGGTTTACTAACAATTTTAATGCTTACTCCTGGAGTAGCTGCTGCAACTAATAGTCATCATTCTGTTCCGAATATTAAAACTACTCATTACGCAATCCCTAACGATGCCTATTACGTATCACCCGATGGAAAAAATACAAACACTGGTAGAACTCCCGACTCTCCTTGGTCTGTTGCCAAGGCACTAGCAGATGCACCAAGTGGTGCTACGATTGTATTTCGTGGTGGCGTATACCGCAATGTAGAAGCGAATCTTACAAAAAGGCTGACTTTACAAGCCTATCCAAACGAGAAGCCTTGGATTAAAGGTAGTATTATCGTCGATGACTGGGTAAAAGAAGGCAACATCTGGCGCAAAGATAACTGGGAGCATTCATTTCCTTTTGAAGGACAGCGTCAAGCCATTGATCCAAAATATCCGTTAGCCGGTCATCGCGACATGGTTTTTATTAATAATGTTGCACTTAAGCAAGTAGATAGTAAGTCTAAAGTTGTTCCTGGCACTTTTTATGTTGATGCTGCTAATAAGAAACTCTATATTGGTAGCAATCCAATAGGTAATACAGTTGAAGCTACTGCCAAAAAAACAGGTTTTAATATCATCCAAAATGGAGGTGATTCTGTAATCCGAGGATTGGGTATTACGCACTATGCTGACAACGCAATTTATATTAGAAGACCAAATGTCACACTCGAAAATAACACGCTCACTTGGAATGGTATCACCGGTGCCTTAGTGACTCAATCAGATGCAGTATTAAGGGGTAACAATATTAGCTATAACGGACATAAAGGTATATCTGGCGTCTACGCGCATCGTATGCTTCTGGAGAACAACATTATTAGTCACAATAATATTGAAAATTTTGCTCAACACTGGGCTGCTGCTGGAGTTAAAACTATTTGGACTGATGGGCTAGTCTGGCGTGGTAACTTAGTAGAACATAATAATTCGATTGGTTTATGGATTGACGAGTCTACAACTGATTCCACAGTTGTTAACAATGTTGTTCGCTACAATAAGAACAATGGAATTTCCATGGAAATTTCGCATAAGGCAATAATTGCCTCAAATGTCATTTATGAAAATGCGCCAGCAGGTATTCTCATACTCAATTCTTCGGGCGCACGTCTTTACAACAATACACTGGCACGTAACCAAGCTAACTTCTTAATCAAGGAAACACCGCGTAACAATACAAAGCTACACGAAATCGCAAAAGGAATTACTTGGATTACGAGAAATACCGTTGTTAAAAATAACATCTTATGGAGTAATGCTAAAGGCACTCCGTTCTTTGCTCCTAGCTGTGAATTGCGAGAACCATCAAAAAACATGATTCCTGTGGCTGACTACAATGCATACTACCGTCAATCAGCAACTCAAACACGAAATCTTTTCATTTGGGGAATAGGTGGTAGCGAATGCTTCAATACTTTCAGAACTCTTAGTGCTTTTGCCTCAACTACAGGTTTAGAGTCCAATGGAGTAGAGATTACGAATACTAATGATCCATTTTTTGTAAATGCACAAGCTGATGACTTCCGTTTGAAAGCAGGTAGCCCTGCAATTGGGCGCGGCGAGCCATTACCTGCAGATGTGGCGAATGCGATTGGAGTAGCTTCGGGTAGAGCAGTCGATTTGGGTGCCGTGCAATCTCAGGTATTCTTTGCACATTAA
- a CDS encoding right-handed parallel beta-helix repeat-containing protein, with the protein MMNNQCNTYFSLSTLAKLTLAVLVAVPLTVPRIANSATLNIKRTNYGIPNGAYFVSPTGKPGNSGRSANSPWPVAKAIASAPSGATIVFRGGTYRNVQIALNKRLTLQAYPNEQPWLKGSTVVDGWVQEGSIWRKDGWNFSFLPVEEGKAIDPKYPMAGHRDMVYINGVALKQVGSKANVGPGTFFVDGRNNKLYIGTNPSGKTVEATTQTEGIMAWNSAASGSVIRGLGLAHYANQGLKIGASGITVENSTLAWNGLDGVAVLSSGAKLRGNTISYNGRRGVNGVRSHRLQLENNVISHNNTENFSKSWSAGGAKIIWTDGAVMRGNTVNNNKSIGLWIDESSTNSTVVNNVVHNNSSNGISMEISHNAIIASNVISGNAPAGIIILNSSSARIYNNTLARNQANLLVQDTSRRNTKSNEISKGITWVTRNTIVKNNIFWNSSGTMFFASGCPVKQASKLMIPVTNNNAYYRRSAGKPANLIWGLNSNQCSQTFSSLASFRSATGLEANSLDVVNSSDPFFVNANANDFRLKSGSPAIGRGEPLPADIANAIGVAAGRKVNLGALR; encoded by the coding sequence ATGATGAACAATCAATGCAATACATACTTTTCTTTGTCAACGTTAGCTAAACTAACGCTGGCGGTCTTAGTTGCAGTTCCATTGACAGTACCACGCATAGCAAATTCCGCGACACTCAATATCAAAAGGACGAACTATGGTATCCCAAATGGAGCCTATTTCGTCTCACCTACTGGTAAGCCAGGAAATTCAGGAAGATCAGCAAACTCGCCGTGGCCAGTAGCCAAAGCGATCGCATCGGCACCAAGTGGGGCAACAATTGTGTTTCGTGGTGGAACGTATCGCAACGTGCAAATCGCATTAAATAAGCGCTTGACATTGCAAGCATATCCGAATGAGCAACCGTGGCTCAAAGGTAGCACGGTGGTTGATGGTTGGGTGCAAGAAGGCAGTATTTGGCGTAAAGATGGTTGGAACTTCTCGTTTTTACCAGTTGAAGAAGGCAAAGCAATTGATCCGAAGTATCCGATGGCAGGACATCGGGACATGGTGTACATCAATGGCGTGGCACTCAAGCAAGTGGGTAGCAAAGCGAATGTCGGACCTGGAACATTCTTTGTTGATGGTCGTAACAATAAGCTTTATATTGGCACGAACCCTAGTGGCAAAACGGTAGAAGCTACGACGCAAACCGAAGGCATTATGGCATGGAATAGTGCTGCCTCAGGCTCAGTTATCCGTGGACTAGGCTTAGCACACTACGCTAATCAAGGACTCAAAATTGGTGCATCGGGAATCACCGTGGAAAACAGCACCCTTGCCTGGAATGGTCTGGATGGTGTTGCCGTCCTTTCCAGCGGTGCCAAACTACGCGGTAATACAATCAGCTACAACGGTCGCCGAGGAGTCAACGGTGTGCGTTCACACCGCTTGCAGTTGGAAAACAACGTGATTAGCCACAATAACACCGAAAATTTCTCGAAGTCTTGGAGTGCTGGGGGTGCGAAAATAATTTGGACCGATGGTGCGGTGATGCGTGGCAACACGGTCAACAACAACAAGTCAATCGGCTTGTGGATTGATGAGTCCTCAACCAATTCGACCGTGGTGAATAACGTGGTTCACAACAACAGCAGCAATGGTATTTCGATGGAAATATCGCATAATGCCATCATTGCCTCGAATGTGATTAGTGGCAATGCACCCGCAGGCATTATTATTCTCAACTCCTCAAGCGCACGCATCTACAACAACACGCTTGCCCGCAACCAAGCTAATCTTTTAGTTCAAGATACCTCACGTAGAAATACGAAGTCCAACGAAATCTCCAAAGGAATCACGTGGGTGACACGCAACACGATTGTCAAAAACAACATCTTTTGGAACTCTAGTGGTACGATGTTTTTTGCTTCTGGCTGTCCAGTCAAACAAGCTTCCAAGTTGATGATTCCGGTGACGAACAATAACGCGTACTATCGTCGTTCTGCTGGGAAACCGGCAAATCTGATATGGGGACTTAATAGCAATCAATGCTCTCAAACTTTTAGTTCGCTGGCAAGTTTTAGATCTGCCACGGGTCTAGAAGCAAACAGTCTTGATGTGGTTAACTCCAGCGACCCATTCTTTGTGAATGCTAATGCCAATGACTTTCGCCTCAAATCAGGTAGTCCAGCGATTGGGCGCGGCGAACCGCTACCTGCTGATATTGCGAATGCAATCGGTGTTGCTGCTGGACGAAAAGTCAATCTTGGTGCATTGCGATAA